The following are encoded in a window of Amaranthus tricolor cultivar Red isolate AtriRed21 chromosome 2, ASM2621246v1, whole genome shotgun sequence genomic DNA:
- the LOC130806016 gene encoding ATP synthase subunit d, mitochondrial-like: MSGAGKKIVDGTFKVSKNIDWEGMAKLLVSDEARKEFFTLRRAFDEVNTQLQTKFSQEPEPIDWDYYRKGIGNKLVDMYKEAYDGIQIPKYVDKVTPEYKPKFEALMVELKEAEEKSLKESERLEKEIADVQELKRKLSTMTADEYFEKHPELRKKFDDEIRNDYWGY; encoded by the exons ATGAGTGGTGCTGGGAAGAAGATTGTCGATGGAACCTTCAAGGTATCCAAAAACATCGATTGGGAAGGCATGGCTAAGCTTCTTGTATCCGACGAAGCTCGCAAAGAGTTTTTTACTCTTCGTCGTGCTTTCGATGAAGTCAATACTCAACTTCAAACCAAATTTAGCCAG GAACCTGAGCCCATAGACTGGGATTATTACAGAAAAGGAATTGGCAATAAATTGGTTGATATGTATAAGGAGGCTTATGATG GTATTCAGATTCCGAAGTATGTGGACAAAGTTACACCAGAGTACAAGCCAAAATTTGAGGCCCTG ATGGTGGAACTGAAAGAAGCGGAAGAAAAATCTCTTAAAGAATCGGAAAGATTAGAAAAAGAAATAGCAGATGTGCAGGAGCTGAAG AGAAAGCTGAGCACCATGACTGCGGATGAGTACTTTGAGAAACATCCAGAGCTAAGGAAGAAGTTTGATGATGAGATTCGCAATGATTACTGGGGTTATTAG
- the LOC130805806 gene encoding LOB domain-containing protein 1-like produces the protein MNPETGLCVYSCKDFNFFGLLQKIFVIKGQLKTIYLSWALGQYCIYTVSKLELIGSIEADSEWLKFDLIGQDDSISPSSSSQITPPDSQPTAVVVSPCAACKILRRRCAGKCVLAPYFPPTEPLKFTIAHRVFGASNIIKFLQELPESQRADAVSSMVYEANARIRDPVYGCAGAICQLQKQVNELQAQLAKVQAELVNMKCQQANILAFVSMEMAHSPTSNASSQSQSPEHPNSSSNNACFIDDNNLGGSLWEPLWT, from the exons ATGAATCCTGAAACAGGATTATGTGTTTATTCATG CAAAGATTTTAACTTCTTTGGTTTG TTGCAGAAGATATTTGTAATCAAGGgccaattgaaaacaatttatTTATCATGGGCATTGGGGCAATATTGCATATATACAGTCTCTAAATTAGAGCTTATTGGTAGCATTGAG GCTGATTCTGAATGGCTTAAGTTTGACTTGATAGGTCAaga TGATTCTatttctccttcctcttcctctcAAATCACTCCGCCTGATTCCCAACCCACGGCGGTGGTTGTCAGCCCTTGTGCTGCTTGTAAGATCCTCCGCCGGAGATGTGCTGGTAAATGTGTTTTGGCCCCTTACTTTCCTCCTACTGAGCCTCTTAAGTTTACCATTGCTCATCGTGTTTTTGGAGCTAGCAATATCATCAAATTCCTCCAG GAACTACCCGAGTCACAACGAGCAGATGCAGTAAGCAGTATGGTTTACGAAGCGAACGCAAGAATAAGAGATCCAGTTTACGGATGTGCAGGAGCAATATGTCAGCTTCAAAAACAAGTGAATGAGCTGCAAGCACAACTAGCCAAGGTCCAAGCCGAACTTGTGAATATGAAGTGTCAACAAGCCAATATTTTGGCCTTTGTTTCTATGGAAATGGCTCATTCTCCTACATCCAACGCATCATCTCAGTCGCAATCACCGGAACATCCCAACAGTTCGAGTAATAATGCTTGCTTCATCGATGACAATAACTTAGGAGGATCACTTTGGGAACCTCTTTGGACATGA